One genomic segment of Gemmatimonas aurantiaca includes these proteins:
- the gpmI gene encoding 2,3-bisphosphoglycerate-independent phosphoglycerate mutase, which translates to MSARPTRAVALIILDGWGYRESCEANAICLASTPNWDRIWSHASRTLLAASGRAVGLPEGQMGNSEVGHLNLGAGRVVMQDLVRIGSAIEDGAFYGNAVLREACAAARRSGGTLHLLGLLGNGGVHAHDDHMLAMVDLAHREGVPRTVIHTLLDGRDTPPSSAQTFLPALLARVDGRAQLASVSGRYYGMDRDNRWERTGLWYRAAVNGDAPVETDALAALQRAYDAGTTDEFVHPWVMAGPDGRALAPMRDGDVLVCMNFRSDRMRQALRALTQPHFAGFDTGPRPALHIATLTSYDDAFPFPVAFPPQSMHNLVGEIIADAGLTQLRTAETEKYPHVTFFFNGGRDEPFAGEDRQLVPSPKVATYDLQPEMSAPGVCDILCAALENHTYDFMLCNFANTDMVGHTGSLPAAIRAVETVDACLGRILEAARVGGARLIITADHGNADVMVDPVTGQPHTAHTTNPVPLVVLDPDETAPLRDGGALCDVGPTALALLGLPLPPEITGRDLRVRSSDRAHS; encoded by the coding sequence ATGTCTGCACGACCGACGCGGGCGGTGGCCCTGATCATCCTGGACGGATGGGGATACCGCGAATCATGTGAGGCCAATGCAATCTGCCTCGCCAGTACCCCGAACTGGGACCGCATTTGGTCACATGCGTCACGAACGCTGCTCGCGGCGTCGGGCCGGGCCGTGGGGCTCCCCGAAGGGCAGATGGGCAACAGCGAGGTGGGGCATCTCAATCTCGGGGCCGGCCGTGTGGTCATGCAGGATCTCGTCCGCATCGGATCGGCCATCGAGGACGGCGCGTTTTACGGGAACGCCGTCCTGCGTGAAGCGTGCGCGGCGGCCCGGCGCAGCGGCGGCACGCTGCATCTGCTCGGCCTGCTGGGGAACGGCGGCGTGCATGCACACGACGATCACATGCTCGCCATGGTGGACCTGGCCCATCGCGAAGGTGTGCCACGCACGGTGATCCACACCCTGCTCGATGGCCGTGATACGCCACCGTCGAGCGCGCAGACGTTCCTGCCCGCGTTGCTCGCGCGCGTCGATGGCCGGGCGCAGCTCGCGTCGGTGAGCGGGCGCTACTATGGCATGGACCGCGACAATCGCTGGGAGCGCACGGGTCTCTGGTATCGCGCGGCCGTGAACGGCGATGCGCCCGTGGAAACCGATGCCTTGGCGGCACTGCAGCGGGCCTACGACGCCGGCACGACCGATGAATTCGTACATCCCTGGGTGATGGCCGGCCCCGATGGCCGCGCACTGGCGCCCATGCGCGACGGTGACGTGCTGGTGTGCATGAATTTCCGCAGCGATCGCATGCGGCAGGCCCTGCGTGCGCTCACGCAGCCGCACTTTGCCGGTTTCGACACCGGACCGCGGCCCGCGCTGCACATCGCGACACTCACCAGCTACGACGACGCCTTTCCGTTTCCGGTGGCGTTCCCGCCGCAGTCGATGCACAACCTGGTCGGCGAGATCATCGCCGACGCGGGCCTCACGCAACTGCGCACCGCGGAAACCGAGAAGTATCCGCATGTCACGTTCTTCTTCAACGGCGGACGCGACGAACCCTTCGCGGGGGAGGACCGGCAGCTGGTGCCGAGTCCCAAGGTGGCCACGTACGATCTGCAACCGGAGATGAGTGCGCCGGGCGTGTGCGACATTCTCTGTGCGGCGCTGGAGAACCACACGTACGACTTCATGCTGTGCAACTTCGCCAACACCGATATGGTGGGACACACCGGCTCATTGCCCGCCGCCATCAGGGCCGTGGAAACCGTGGACGCGTGTCTCGGACGCATTCTCGAGGCGGCCCGCGTGGGTGGGGCGCGTCTCATCATCACGGCCGACCATGGCAACGCGGATGTCATGGTCGATCCGGTCACCGGACAACCGCACACGGCGCATACCACCAATCCGGTGCCGCTCGTCGTGCTCGACCCCGATGAAACCGCGCCGCTGCGGGATGGAGGAGCCCTCTGTGACGTGGGTCCCACCGCACTGGCGCTGTTGGGCCTCCCGCTTCCTCCTGAAATCACCGGACGCGATCTCCGTGTCCGTTCTTCCGATCGAGCTCATTCGTGA
- a CDS encoding 6-carboxytetrahydropterin synthase — MPRTSLTRRVVFAAAHRYRRPDWSDQENAEVFGACAHPHYHGHTYTCDVTVAGPVDEETGFVVDLGFLDRVLQREVRERFDHRNINLDVPEFAEGKLIPTGENLARFICERVQAALAHTTARVVRVHLAEDVTLSSTYEVDA, encoded by the coding sequence ATGCCCCGCACTTCGCTCACTCGCCGTGTCGTCTTCGCCGCCGCGCACCGGTACCGGCGTCCCGACTGGAGCGATCAGGAGAACGCCGAGGTCTTCGGGGCCTGCGCGCATCCGCACTATCACGGTCACACGTACACCTGCGATGTCACCGTGGCCGGTCCGGTGGATGAAGAAACCGGCTTCGTGGTCGATCTCGGGTTTCTCGACCGGGTGCTGCAACGCGAAGTGCGGGAACGCTTCGATCACCGGAACATCAATCTCGATGTGCCGGAGTTCGCCGAAGGCAAACTGATTCCCACCGGCGAGAATCTGGCACGTTTCATCTGCGAGCGCGTGCAGGCGGCGCTGGCCCACACCACGGCACGCGTGGTGCGCGTGCATCTGGCGGAGGATGTCACCTTGAGCAGCACCTACGAGGTGGATGCATGA